In Phaseolus vulgaris cultivar G19833 chromosome 3, P. vulgaris v2.0, whole genome shotgun sequence, the sequence acaaagtataattttttaaaataacgtAACACAATAAAAtctacttaaaaataaataaaaaattcataattctCGGAGATGTTTAATTtatcataaatattataaacaaaattaagaagGATTACATCAAAGTATCACATATTTATAATTAGCCGTTAAAATGTGACGGtttgtattattatataatattctcCCTACTCAACTCAACGTATCTTtgtgtaaatatatttttctacatGTAGAAAATGGACTTACTAAAGCaatactataaaatataaatcttaCTCATTacatttaactaaaaaaatatatatatgtttttggaaaaaagaatatatatgaaaaagaagaaacaacgATGTTCCATAAGTCAAGTAAACTGGAACTGCCAGTGCAGGTACGAATAAAACTGAatgaaaaatttcaaaaattcaaaagagCGGAGGCTTGTATCTCGTACAGAACCCACACTTTATGCTTTCTGCACTCCAAGAATAAAAACAAACAGCAGGCCGTACGATGATCCGACGTGGCAAGATCACAAGGCTCTGAAAGAAAACGCAAAGTAAATTTGGAAGAATCGAACCCACGTGGCAGGGTCCCACAGAAAACCCCGAAGCGAAAATGCCTGGTCCCTACGGTttgtttttcactttctttCCACTTTCTCACCACCCAAACACTCCTCTTCTTTATTCccatttttttcctctttaaatTCCGCCACCATCGTTTtcaccagcgccgtgccctctATGAAGAACTCCGACCCCTCCGCCCACTTCGAATCGCCTCACTCCCCTCTCCGCTTCCGATCCTCCCCGCTCTCTGACAACGGCGACCCCTTCCACTCCCCCGAAAACTCGCCGCTAAATGACCACCGAGACAACTCCAGGGCCATCGTCATCGTCGAGACTTCCACGCAGTCCCTCCAGGCCGCGCCCCCCGTCACCGAGTCTGAGCACCGCCATCCTCCGCCCAATGAACTACCGGAGGTCGTGGTCACCCGCCCCTCGCGCCCGGAGGCTCGCTCGCCCGGCGCTGGCTCCCGCGGGCGAACCAGGGCGGCGTCGCCCTCTACTATTGTAGTGCCGAAAAGAGAGGTGATGCTAAAAAAGGTGGCGTTAGGGTTCCGGTTGAGCGAGGTGGTGTTGTGTCTGATTTCGTTTTCCGTTATGGCCGCGGACAAGACCAGTGGTTGGAGCGGTGACTCTTTTGATCGCTACAAGGAATACaggtttaagttttttttttcttttgagtttTTATTCATTGATTGTTTCAacttggtttttcttttcttttcttttcttttttgttattAGGGTCAACGCGTTATGAattgtaataaataatttcattgaAACCTTTATTTTATGTATGGCTATTTACTTTAGCCACTTTATTGAAATTGGGAAGTTATGGCAGGTATTGTTTATCGGTGAATGTTATAGCATTTGTATACACAGCTTTTCAAACGTGTGATCTGGCATATCAAGTAGTGGCAGGGAGAAGCATAATCAATCACCACCTGCGTTACCACTTTGATTTCTTCATGGATCAAGCAAGTCTCAAAATAGTTCAATTCATGTTTTTGGCTTCAAATTCTTTCTTGAATGTTGGTGACATTAAAATCTGTTGTGATGGGCAGGTTCTGGCGTATCTTCTGATATCCTCTGCATCATCTGCAGCCACACGCGTTGATGATTGGCAATCCAATTGGGGAAAAGATGACTTCACTGAGATGGCTAGTGCTTCAATTGCGTTGGCCTTTCTTGCTTTCATTGCCTTTGCTATTAGCTCCTTAATCTCTGGCTACAACCTCTGCACTCTCTTCTCCTAACATTTTTACCTCGTATAAGCTGTCTTTCCATTCATACACACACACaactacactttttttttttctcttcctttgttCTTATTGCTGTGGAGGAATGCATCCAAGAGTGTTGGTGTTGGTGCCGGTGCCGGTGCTGCTGAATTTTTTTACTGTACAGACAGACTTGTATACATACAATTGCTGGATATTGTTCCAGGAATGATGGAGAAGGACAATTTTTGTTCGCTTTAAAATGCAATTAAATGTTCGTATTTTAGTGTGCGTGCGTAGAGATCGCTTGGTAATTACATAAATTAGGCCAAGAATTAACGGGTACGAATATGTTATTGCTTCTTAGGATTGAGTTTTTtgggaaaagaaagaaagaagaacaatACTTAGGGTTCTGTTTGGgtttttgaatttggaagcagaATTTTAGGGATTGTCATTGTTCATTGTTCTCTCTCTGCCTCTGTAAAGGTTTCTTAAACATCAACTAAACTAACCGATGGCTGCATCGTTTACATTTATTAACTTTAGCTTCTGCTCAAACAACATTAGTGCCTCTAGAACCATCATCCTCAGCAACACACATGAATCGTGGATGTCCCAGAAACCACATTTTCATTACCATTTTTCAATTAGAAACCTTCAAACCTTTGAATGCATACTGAATATTGCTGGGACATAAGAAAAGATGTTTCTATGATACGTCAATTTCAAGCCCTCCTCCCGAAGATAGCTCTATTCTATAAGAAACAagttgaatttttgagtaatcgatactattaaaaaaaagttcGTTGTCATGAATAGTATCTAATATTCCCCAAAGCAGGTCATCTTTGAGAGTGGCTTAAAAAATAGGTATCGATCAAATGACTGGGTTAAGAAGAATGCAAATTGACTCTAGTTTAGAAGCTAcagaatattattattttaattcattgaTATAATTGGCTAGTCATCAACATCAATACCACAGTAGAAAAGCAAAAtcaataaaaaggaaaataatctGACTTTAAATGTGTTCAAGTCAAAATATATCTGAAATCTACTGCTGTCTATATTCCTCATATATTAGTTCtgtttatttatagaaaaaccGTTAATCCATTATAATTACGATACTAATATTTATCCTATTAAAGAGAGACACTATGAGCATTTTGGTTAAATAGAAAGTAGTTCTATAATACCAGCAAAAGTAGTTCTATAATGAGAATGTAATTGCTTTTGCACCATGATATTTGCACTTCCTTGTTTTATTTCCTCACTCCACacttctgttttatttttttacaaaaaagttGCCTTTGATGAACACATTTTCGTTGTTCACtcaacataacaaaaacaaaattaacattATATAGTGAGTTGACGTAATGTAGGgagtataattttataataggcttaattaattttaaagtttgAAATTTCTCGTAAATTTAggtattattaattaaatttttattaaattttatttatttattgagtattaaaaaatattattttttaattgagtctacctggtttaattttttttattaagtggGTAACGTAATGAGATTGTTATCTTCTTTTATCTTGCTTACTTAATTCTATGCATTAGGTGATTTTATaggtaatttttattatttatattaattgtaatgttttttatattaacCATCAAACTTCAAAGTTTTTAACACacgaaaacaaaataaataagcaAAATGATGACACAATCTAACATTCACGTCACCcagttaatgaaaaaaaaaaacagatagacataaataaaaaaatattaaaaaatttagtacttaattgaaaaaaaaaaatatatatatatatatatatatatgaaaaacttaaaatttaattaagtctTTCTAATATATAAAATCATGTAGAAAAGGAAGTTGTTTGTAATTTAAAAGTAAGCTAGTAGTAAgatttgatataatttttatctaatccaaaattatttctatttaaaataagttttagaCTTAAAAAAGGTTATCAATATAAAACCAAATATGTAAACATTAACTAAAATCAcattaacttatattttatgATAATCCAGCCATACATGTATGAAGGACATAGAATTGCTTCGGGACATCATATTTGCACTTCCGGTTTTAGCTTTCCACTTCCCAACTATTTAATATGTTTTACAAAAATACCTTTTAAACGAAGACAATTGGTTGTTTAGTAGAAACAAATTCTTGTTGTAAAGTAAGAGCAAATACAAACTATAACTTTATAATAAATTACGAAAACATGTTTTATTTTGGTGTAGTATGTTGATGTGAGGAGATTTGTTTTGATTGTATATTGTATTAGCTCAACACAGCAAAAATACGTTTCAATTGTGTATTGAAAAACTCAACCAGATTTCATTGCAACACAAATAACACTTGCATCAATTAtctataataaatactaatagTGTTGGTTACTCAAATCAATatacaagaagaaagaaagactTATTTTACTCTTACAATACTTTATATAAATGATGTGAATTGTTGAGATTCTTAAGCAGATATATCCGGAATAGTTGATACCTAATCTGAGAGATATGAATTCGATAAGTCTTGAGTTATGAGTCAACTCATATATAAGATATTTGATACcactttcaaaaaaaaatcttaaaaaattaaatttataagtttttctttgtatatagtttacactacaagaaatcattaaataaaaattaaatttagagataaaaaataattagtcactatattgactaaattatatattattttaaagactacaaaaattatcgatatctaaaatagtttctattattaataaaaattataaattcagttttaaattgatatctaattagctaccaactttataatctaaagtaattggtagcaaaattctaattagatactaaattaaaaattaatttataatttttattaataataaaaattaatttagataccaataatttttctagtttttaaaataatatataatttagtcaatatgataattaatttttttatcttttaaattattttttatttaataattttttttttagtgtcaGAACCACGATACTTTGATGCCCAATAAAGTTTTATACTCACCTTACATTCACTACTTTATCGTTTAACATCTATTTTTCtttacaaatacaaaaatattttttaatgactATATTATCCCTAAAAGTCTATTATCAAGTGGttgataaattataaaaacattatttCTGCATAATTTATTCCACTCATCtccactaaatataaaaatactcaCTTTACGTTTGAACTCCTCAGCAATAAAATTCGTATATTTGAAATGAAAGCACAGAATGAGTTTATTGCAAACTGCTAACAGTCTTAAAAGAATATCATTATAATAAGTTTCTGGTCATGTCAAGGtccaattatattaaaatttgggaatgaaaagataagaaaaaataaaattgctagtagttgaaaaaaaaaagtaaaacgaaaaatttaggatgaaaagataaaaaagtgtGTGAATAGCAGGGCCCAGTTTTTCCCCACTTTGTGTATAATGATCCAATAAGATATCACTGGAAAGGGTTTGTCCTGTCTGATGAGATAATGGGAATTTGGGCCCCATGGAACccagttaaaataataataaaataaaaacaagttgGATCCCagttaaaagagaaaaacataaGAATTTGGATAAACGTTATTATTACTCGTGTTCCGATCCAACAACCACACGTTGTGCTTTCTTTGCCATTACATAATTTGTCGGAACCTTTCTGCACTTCCTCAGACAGATCAATCCATAAAATGTAGTAATATAATAACTGTTTTCATTGCATACCAAAGACATTTGAAAGATAGAAGGACAGACACAGCATcaatatataattcaatttattCATTACCAACCCCAACTCAAAACCAAACATCTTATATCATCTTCTTTGGATACAAATTCATTTCAAAACAAATACATTTTCaagttcttttccttttctttagaTTTTATACTTGTTAATTTTGTCATATAAGAATCACAATGTTTGGAATTTATATTTGACAGAATTGCGAATTCGGCAATGGAGTTCCAATAAAAAAAGTACactttaatagttaaaattaaaGCCACAAAATCAAAGGATTAGATAAATTTTACTTCacgaataaaataaaaaaggaatttATTAAaccctttttatttatt encodes:
- the LOC137807866 gene encoding CASP-like protein 4A3; translated protein: MKNSDPSAHFESPHSPLRFRSSPLSDNGDPFHSPENSPLNDHRDNSRAIVIVETSTQSLQAAPPVTESEHRHPPPNELPEVVVTRPSRPEARSPGAGSRGRTRAASPSTIVVPKREVMLKKVALGFRLSEVVLCLISFSVMAADKTSGWSGDSFDRYKEYRYCLSVNVIAFVYTAFQTCDLAYQVVAGRSIINHHLRYHFDFFMDQVLAYLLISSASSAATRVDDWQSNWGKDDFTEMASASIALAFLAFIAFAISSLISGYNLCTLFS